A single genomic interval of Meleagris gallopavo isolate NT-WF06-2002-E0010 breed Aviagen turkey brand Nicholas breeding stock chromosome 6, Turkey_5.1, whole genome shotgun sequence harbors:
- the MLH1 gene encoding DNA mismatch repair protein Mlh1 has translation MALVAGVIRRLDEAVVNRIAAGEVIQRPANAIKEMIENCLDAKSTSIQVVVKEGGLKLIQVQDNGCGIRKEDLHIVCERFTTSKLQKFEDLASISTYGFRGEALASISHVAHVTVTTKTADAKCAYRASYSDGKIKAPPKPCAGNQGTQIMVEDLFYNVNTRRKALKNPSEEYAKILEVVGRYAIHNSGISFSVKKQGDTVSDVRTLANATTVDNIRSIFGNAVSRELIEVGCEDANLAFKMKGYITNANYSVKKCIFLLFINHRLVESTALRKAIETVYAAYLPKSTHPFLYLSLEIAPKNVDVNVHPTKHEVHFLHEDSILERVQQHVESKLLGSNSSRMYFTQTLLPGAECSSSEVVKSATSSSTATKGTSDKVYAHQMVRTDSREQKLDAFLQPVNNPMSTGPTEETTGVNVGPLESASGGQQGRPVRPQDAEMEDVSELLETADLIEMADVQQDAVMPGGLSKSGHLSPEKALPRKRPREDTDIQMEEDTRKEMTAACTPKRRIINLTSVLTLQEEISSQAHESLQEMLRDHSFVGCVSPQWALVQHRTKLYLLNTTKLSQELFYQILIYDFANFGVLRLSEPAPLYELAMLALEDPESGWTEEDGPKEGLAEYIVEFLKKKTEMLKDYFSLEIDEEGNLTGLPLLIDNYIPLLEGLPMFVLRLATEVNWDEEKECFESLSKELSMFYSIRKQYIIDETNLTSSQNEDSDSGSPPWKWTVEHVVYKAFRTHLLPPKHFTDDGNILQLANLPDLYKVFERC, from the exons ATGGCTTTGGTAGCTGGCGTCATCCGGCGGCTGGATGAGGCCGTGGTGAACCGCATCGCGGCCGGCGAGGTCATCCAGAGACCGGCAAACGCCATTAAGGAGATGATAGAGAACTG TTTGGATGCTAAATCTACAAGTATCCAGGTGGTAGTCAAAGAAGGTGGTCTGAAGCTCATCCAGGTCCAAGATAACGGCTGTGGTATCAGA AAGGAAGATCTGCATATTGTTTGTGAGAGATTTACTACCAGTAAACTACAGAAATTTGAAGACTTGGCTAGTATTTCAACGTATGGTTTTAGGGGTGAG GCATTGGCTAGCATCAGTCATGTTGCCCATGTTACAGTAACAACTAAAACAGCTGATGCAAAGTGTGCATACAG aGCCTCTTACAGTGATGGAAAAATCAAAGCCCCTCCAAAACCCTGTGCTGGAAACCAAGGGACACAAATCATG GTTGAAGATCTTTTTTACAATGTAAATACAAGGaggaaagctttaaaaaatccGAGTGAAGAGTATGCAAAAATACTAGAAGTTGTTGGCAG gtatGCCATCCATAACTCAGGTATCAGCTTTTCAGTTAAAAAG CAAGGTGATACTGTGTCAGATGTTAGAACTTTAGCAAATGCTACGACGGTGGACAACATTAGGTCCATCTTTGGAAATGCTGTTAGCAG GGAACTCATAGAAGTGGGCTGTGAAGATGCAAATCTGGCCTTTAAAATGAAAGGCTACATCACGAATGCCAACTACTCTGTgaagaaatgtatatttttactCTTCATAAACC ATCGGCTGGTAGAGTCAACTGCTTTGCGGAAAGCCATAGAGACTGTGTATGCTGCTTATTTGCCAAAAAGTACTCATCCATTCCTATACTTAAG CCTGGAAATAGCCCCTAAAAATGTAGATGTGAATGTGCACCCTACAAAACATGAGGTCCACTTCCTTCATGAAGACAGCATTCTAGAGCGTGTGCAACAACACGTAGAGAGCAAGCTGCTGGGTTCTAATTCTTCAAGGATGTACTTCACTCAG ACATTGCTTCCAGGGGCCGAATGTTCTTCCAGTGAGGTGGTAAAATCAGCAACAAGCTCTTCTACGGCTACAAAAGGAACCAGTGATAAAGTTTACGCGCACCAAATGGTCCGCACTGATTCCCGAGAGCAGAAGTTGGATGCTTTTCTTCAGCCAGTGAACAACCCCATGAGTACAGGCCCCACCGAAGAGACAACAGGGGTTAACGTGGGACCTCTGGAGAGCGCGTCAGGAGGCCAACAGGGCCGTCCTGTTAGGCCGCAGGATGCTGAAATGGAAGATGTGAGTGAGCTTCTTGAAACAGCTGATCTAATTGAAATGGCTGACGTTCAGCAGGATGCAGTGATGCCTGGAGGGCTGAGTAAGAGCGGACACTTGTCTCCTGAGAAAGCACTCCCTCG AAAGAGACCACGGGAAGACACAGACATACAAATGGAAGAAGACACCAGGAAGGAAATGACTGCTGCCTGCACCCCTAAAAGAAGAATTATCAATTTGACCAGCGTGTTGACACTTCAGGAGGAAATTAGCAGCCAGGCACATGAAA GTCTTCAGGAGATGCTGCGTGATCACTCATTTGTTGGCTGTGTCAGCCCTCAGTGGGCTCTGGTGCAGCATCGGACAAAACTGTATCTTCTCAACACAACAAAACTCAG CCAGGAACTCTTCTACCAGATACTTATTTATGACTTTGCAAACTTTGGCGTTCTAAGACTCTCT GAGCCAGCTCCTTTATATGAGCTTGCAATGCTTGCTTTAGAGGACCCAGAGAGTGGCTGGACAGAAGAAGATGGCCCAAAAGAAGGCCTTGCTGAGTACATAGTTGagtttctgaaaaagaagactgaaatgttGAAAGACTATTTCTCTCTTGAAATTGATGAG GAAGGAAACCTTACTGGATTACCACTTCTGATAGACAACTACATTCCCCTGCTGGAGGGACTACCAATGTTTGTCCTTCGTTTGGCAACTGAG GTAAACTGGGATGAAGAGAAGGAGTGCTTTGAAAGCCTAAGTAAAGAACTGTCTATGTTCTACTCCATTAGAAAACAATATATAATAGATGAAACCAACCTGACAAGCTCTCAG AATGAGGATTCTGACTCTGGTTCACCACCATGGAAATGGACAGTGGAGCATGTTGTTTACAAAGCCTTCAGGACTCATCTTTTACCTCCTAAACACTTCACAGATGATGGCAACATTTTGCAGCTTGCTAACCTGCCTGACTTGTATAAAGTTTTTGAGAGATGCTAA